In Spirochaetota bacterium, a genomic segment contains:
- a CDS encoding MBL fold metallo-hydrolase, protein MKGPTTKLCRLIHPGIYMITLPLPGKKPGPVNAYLFTGTAVTLLDTGTVKAFPVLERALAELSMSVSDIDQIVLSHGHIDHYGAARRIIERSDGDISIIGHEEDSILIERGLEVAKMQFIRYYQLMGVPVIFQLSLLLLRMFFSSMAEPCSIDRYVSHGDTILMGDYEATVIETPGHTRGSISLYIENEGILFPGDHILGHITPNAFVMLEADFVLPRRMSQVEFYDSLRRIEEIGPRVVYPAHGDPIEDAGKIIAMFREQFSVRRDNILSILAAGENTVYRIGRKLFPDIRGKRLPLEVFLAVSEVYTHLQVLERDGLVTSRLKNGALYYVKNS, encoded by the coding sequence ATGAAGGGTCCTACGACGAAACTTTGCCGGCTCATTCATCCCGGCATATACATGATCACGCTCCCCCTCCCCGGGAAAAAACCGGGGCCGGTTAACGCCTATCTCTTCACCGGGACCGCCGTGACCCTCCTCGACACCGGGACCGTCAAGGCCTTTCCGGTCCTGGAGCGGGCCCTGGCGGAGCTTTCCATGTCGGTCAGTGATATCGACCAGATCGTCCTCTCCCACGGCCATATCGACCATTACGGGGCCGCGCGGAGGATCATCGAGAGATCGGACGGCGACATCTCCATCATAGGCCACGAGGAGGACAGCATTCTCATAGAGCGCGGCCTCGAGGTGGCGAAGATGCAGTTCATCCGGTACTACCAACTCATGGGCGTGCCCGTCATCTTCCAGCTTTCCCTGCTGCTGCTGAGGATGTTTTTTTCCTCCATGGCCGAGCCCTGTTCCATAGACCGGTACGTATCCCACGGCGATACCATCCTGATGGGAGACTACGAGGCGACCGTCATCGAAACGCCGGGGCACACACGGGGCTCCATCAGCCTGTATATAGAAAATGAAGGGATACTCTTCCCCGGCGATCACATCCTCGGCCATATCACGCCGAACGCCTTCGTGATGCTGGAGGCCGATTTCGTCCTTCCCCGGAGGATGAGCCAGGTCGAGTTTTACGATTCCCTCCGGAGGATCGAGGAGATCGGACCCCGCGTCGTGTACCCGGCCCACGGCGACCCCATCGAAGACGCGGGGAAGATCATCGCCATGTTCCGCGAGCAGTTCTCCGTCCGGCGGGACAACATACTCTCCATACTGGCGGCCGGCGAGAACACGGTGTACCGGATAGGACGCAAACTCTTTCCCGATATCAGGGGAAAGCGGCTTCCCCTGGAGGTTTTTCTAGCCGTTTCAGAGGTGTACACCCACCTCCAGGTCCTCGAAAGGGACGGTCTCGTAACATCGCGCCTGAAAAACGGAGCCCTCTATTACGTCAAAAATTCCTGA
- a CDS encoding dihydroorotate dehydrogenase, producing MNTAIHIRDLVLKNPVTVASGTAGYGEELSGFIDISKLGAIFTKGLSVKPRPGNRGNRIIETPAGVLNSIGLENVGLERFLSEKLPFLIKAGAAVIPNVAGHSVEENVELCAALSAAEGVGALELNVSCPNVKEGGMAFGTDLKRFTDLVEKARKATTCPLIVKLSPNVTDITEFAVRAERIGADALSAVNTFLGMKIDTKKKRPHFQNRVAGLSGPAIRPLAVRVVYQIFEKVKIPVIGLGGIACFEDMLEFLMAGAAAVSVGTMNMVDPALSVSLIGELEGYMKKEKIADIHDIIGVAHHATGESPGCS from the coding sequence ATGAATACAGCGATCCACATCAGGGACCTGGTCCTGAAAAATCCCGTGACCGTGGCGTCCGGCACGGCCGGGTACGGCGAGGAGCTGTCCGGGTTCATCGACATCTCGAAGTTGGGGGCAATCTTCACCAAGGGCCTCTCGGTGAAGCCGCGGCCGGGAAACAGGGGGAACCGCATCATCGAGACCCCGGCCGGGGTCCTCAACTCCATCGGCCTGGAAAACGTGGGACTTGAGCGGTTCTTGAGCGAAAAGCTCCCCTTCCTGATAAAGGCCGGGGCCGCGGTGATCCCCAACGTGGCGGGCCATTCGGTAGAGGAAAACGTGGAGCTCTGCGCCGCCCTTTCCGCGGCGGAGGGCGTCGGGGCCCTGGAGCTTAACGTATCGTGCCCCAACGTGAAGGAGGGCGGCATGGCCTTCGGCACGGACCTGAAGCGCTTCACGGACCTCGTGGAGAAGGCGCGGAAGGCGACGACGTGCCCCCTCATCGTGAAGCTTTCGCCCAACGTCACGGACATAACCGAGTTCGCGGTGCGGGCAGAGCGGATCGGGGCCGACGCCCTGTCCGCGGTAAACACGTTCCTGGGTATGAAGATCGACACGAAAAAAAAGAGGCCCCACTTCCAGAACAGGGTCGCGGGCCTGTCCGGTCCGGCCATACGGCCCCTGGCGGTGCGGGTAGTGTACCAGATCTTCGAAAAGGTGAAGATCCCGGTCATCGGCCTCGGCGGCATCGCCTGTTTCGAGGACATGCTGGAGTTCCTCATGGCCGGCGCCGCGGCCGTATCCGTCGGCACCATGAACATGGTGGACCCGGCCCTTTCCGTCTCCCTTATCGGCGAGCTGGAAGGATACATGAAAAAAGAAAAAATTGCCGATATACATGATATCATAGGCGTGGCGCACCATGCTACCGGTGAATCGCCTGGCTGTTCATGA
- a CDS encoding alpha/beta fold hydrolase has product MFLNRYMIVLLLILLPASISWAKGTYFISDKQSVTNSQFTRIDKTFISKGDKLRAWLYLPAGVAKPPVVVMAHGFGGQRWMRLPAYAEHFAAMGMAVFLFDYRGFNDSEGQPRNYINPSRHLEDWDAAIACVKKLDTVDAKRMALWGTSFSGGHVIVEAAKHPEVRAVVSQVPFTDGMSTMWYYITSDPIFALKGTYHGLADLFASLFTKDRHVVPIAGKPGEGFAMMNQPDTWDGLKKLVGTGIQDFEKDNYCPGNIVFTLGLYRPIGDAEKVACPVLIIGAETDTLFPPTGPKKMADRMKKAAYISLPMNHFDPYVGEPFRKIVKVMGDFLRTNLNGGHSGKP; this is encoded by the coding sequence ATGTTTTTAAATCGTTATATGATCGTTTTATTGCTGATCCTTCTCCCTGCTTCAATTTCATGGGCGAAGGGAACTTATTTTATATCAGACAAACAATCAGTCACGAATTCACAATTCACAAGGATAGATAAGACTTTTATCAGCAAGGGAGACAAACTAAGGGCCTGGCTTTATCTGCCCGCCGGCGTAGCGAAGCCGCCCGTGGTGGTCATGGCTCACGGCTTCGGCGGCCAGCGATGGATGCGCCTGCCGGCCTATGCGGAACACTTCGCCGCCATGGGCATGGCGGTCTTTCTTTTTGATTACCGCGGCTTCAACGACAGCGAGGGCCAGCCCCGCAACTACATCAATCCCTCCCGCCACCTGGAGGACTGGGACGCGGCCATCGCCTGCGTGAAAAAGCTGGACACCGTCGACGCGAAACGGATGGCCCTGTGGGGCACGTCATTCAGCGGCGGCCATGTCATCGTTGAGGCGGCAAAGCACCCGGAGGTGCGGGCCGTCGTATCACAGGTTCCCTTCACGGACGGCATGTCGACAATGTGGTATTACATCACATCGGACCCGATCTTCGCGCTTAAAGGCACCTATCACGGACTGGCCGATCTGTTCGCTTCTCTCTTCACTAAAGACCGCCACGTTGTGCCCATTGCCGGAAAACCGGGCGAGGGATTCGCCATGATGAACCAGCCGGACACCTGGGACGGATTGAAGAAGCTGGTGGGAACCGGCATACAGGATTTTGAAAAGGACAATTACTGTCCCGGAAACATAGTCTTCACGCTGGGCCTTTACCGGCCCATCGGCGACGCGGAAAAGGTCGCCTGCCCCGTCCTGATCATCGGCGCTGAAACCGATACGCTGTTCCCTCCCACGGGGCCGAAGAAAATGGCAGACCGGATGAAGAAAGCCGCGTACATAAGCCTGCCCATGAACCACTTCGATCCCTATGTCGGAGAGCCGTTCAGGAAAATAGTGAAGGTCATGGGCGATTTTTTAAGAACGAACTTGAACGGCGGTCATTCAGGAAAGCCGTGA
- a CDS encoding serine hydrolase, with product MIKKKILIITAVVLAVLAAAYALTPAHVKTAFKYLGVTIDDHRLFANRTVTAGAGQPWALDPDYNKKEIPAKYASMMRDLKTAAFLVVRNNRILTEKYWDGYSDQSVTNSFSAAKSIVGLLVGIALDEGKIKSLNQPVGDFIPEFKAGMKGAITVKDVLTMSSGIDWNESYVNPFSITAKAYFGDDLDSLTRGLDAAEPAGKSFKYLSGNTQILGLIVEKAAGERISLYASEKLWKPLGAGKDALWSLDREGGMEKAFCCFYAGARDYARIGQLILNGGTWNGRRIISKQYLDAATTAASWLKDEEGKPVDFYGYQIWIMRHRGLVIPHFRGIKGQYILIIPQKNAVVVRLGSKRIDKKIRHIPADSYEYVDAALALIE from the coding sequence ATGATAAAGAAAAAAATCCTGATCATAACAGCCGTTGTTCTCGCCGTTCTCGCGGCCGCCTACGCCCTTACGCCCGCCCACGTTAAAACGGCATTCAAATACCTGGGGGTCACCATCGACGATCATCGCCTGTTCGCGAACCGGACCGTAACGGCGGGGGCCGGCCAGCCCTGGGCCCTGGATCCGGACTATAACAAAAAGGAGATACCGGCGAAGTACGCGTCCATGATGCGCGACCTGAAAACGGCCGCCTTCCTGGTGGTCAGAAATAACCGCATCCTCACCGAAAAATACTGGGACGGCTACTCCGACCAATCGGTCACGAACTCGTTCTCGGCCGCGAAAAGCATCGTGGGCCTTCTCGTCGGCATAGCGCTGGACGAAGGGAAGATAAAAAGCCTCAATCAGCCGGTGGGCGACTTCATTCCTGAATTCAAGGCCGGTATGAAGGGAGCCATAACGGTGAAAGACGTGCTCACCATGAGCTCGGGCATTGACTGGAACGAGAGCTACGTAAATCCCTTCTCGATAACGGCAAAGGCGTATTTCGGCGACGACCTGGATTCGCTAACCCGGGGCCTTGACGCTGCGGAGCCGGCCGGGAAAAGCTTCAAGTACCTGAGCGGCAACACCCAGATACTGGGTCTGATCGTCGAGAAGGCCGCCGGGGAGAGAATATCCCTGTATGCGTCGGAAAAGCTCTGGAAACCCCTGGGCGCGGGGAAGGACGCCCTCTGGAGCCTTGACCGGGAGGGAGGGATGGAAAAGGCCTTCTGCTGCTTCTACGCCGGCGCCAGGGACTACGCCCGGATCGGCCAGTTGATCCTCAACGGCGGCACATGGAACGGGCGCCGCATCATATCGAAACAATACCTCGACGCGGCCACGACCGCGGCCTCGTGGCTTAAGGACGAGGAAGGAAAGCCTGTCGATTTTTACGGCTACCAGATATGGATCATGCGCCACCGGGGGCTGGTGATCCCGCATTTCCGGGGCATCAAGGGCCAGTATATACTGATCATCCCACAAAAGAACGCAGTGGTGGTGCGCCTGGGCAGCAAGCGGATCGATAAAAAGATCAGGCATATACCCGCGGACTCATATGAATATGTTGACGCGGCCCTGGCGCTTATCGAGTGA
- a CDS encoding TetR/AcrR family transcriptional regulator, with amino-acid sequence MVSEQKHKARTPVQKRAMETKQKIIEAAEALFAEKGYHKTNALEIAARAGVATGSFYGYFNNKKEVLVEVIRNFYAHASEKVLNAYRAHVYDNNTDNYREGKALVHFMIQALHAAHDINPALHRELIAMVLLDREIEEINREEERKVIASMTSLLDNYRDHVRVKDIEAAALLLYRVSEEIIHRIRFMGSEIDGARILAELEEMVCRYLLINDA; translated from the coding sequence ATGGTGTCAGAGCAAAAGCACAAAGCCAGGACCCCGGTTCAGAAACGGGCCATGGAAACAAAACAGAAGATCATTGAAGCGGCAGAGGCTCTCTTTGCCGAAAAAGGGTACCATAAAACCAATGCCCTGGAGATTGCGGCGCGGGCAGGAGTCGCAACCGGGAGTTTTTACGGATATTTTAACAACAAAAAGGAAGTTCTTGTTGAGGTTATCAGAAATTTTTATGCCCATGCCTCGGAGAAGGTGCTTAACGCCTACCGGGCGCACGTATACGATAACAATACCGATAACTATCGGGAAGGCAAAGCCCTGGTCCATTTCATGATCCAGGCGCTCCATGCTGCCCATGATATCAATCCGGCGCTCCACAGGGAGCTCATAGCCATGGTCCTGCTCGACAGGGAAATCGAGGAGATCAACCGGGAAGAAGAGCGGAAGGTTATCGCTTCCATGACGTCGCTGCTGGATAATTACCGGGACCATGTGAGGGTGAAGGACATCGAAGCCGCGGCGCTCCTCCTCTATCGGGTCAGCGAGGAGATCATTCACCGCATCAGGTTCATGGGATCGGAAATCGACGGCGCCAGGATCCTCGCGGAGCTGGAAGAGATGGTCTGCCGCTACCTGCTGATTAACGATGCCTGA